The Primulina huaijiensis isolate GDHJ02 chromosome 9, ASM1229523v2, whole genome shotgun sequence genomic interval NNNNNNNNNNNNNNNNNNNNNNNNNNNNNNNNNNNNNNNNNNNNNNNNNNNNNNNNNNNNNNNNNNNNNNNNNNNNNNNNNNNNNNNNNNNNNNNNNNNNNNNNNNNNNNNNNNNNNNNNNNNNNNNNNNNNNNNNNNNNNNNNNNNNNNNNNNNNNNNNNNNNNNNNNNNNNNNNNNNNNNNNNNNNNNNNNNNNNNNNNNNNNNNNNNNNNNNNNNNNNNNNNNNNNNNNNNNNNNNNNNNNNNNNNNNNNNNNNNNNNNaaagaaaatggcatatgcacatcacaagaaaaggcaagagccatgatatttttgcgtcgacatctcgacgacggattaaaatgtgaatatctgattgaaaaagatcccatggttttgtggaagggattaaaagaaagattcgaacatataagggaagttatacttccgaccgcccgggatgaatggaatacatTGAGATTCcatgattttaagaaagtcagtgattacaattcagcgatgtatcgaataatctcgcagctaaaattttgtggacatgaggttacagaatcggaaatgcttgaaaaaacattttccacttttcacgcatcaaatataactctacaacaacaatatagagtgcgtggatttgcgagatattctgaactcatcgcctgtcttctcctgacggaaaagaataatgagctgttaatgagaaatcatcaggcacgacccacttgttcaacggcatttcctgaagtaaatgtcgtaagcaaaaatgaatgtaaacctggaaaccaaaatcatagTTATAGACAatattttggtcgaggacaaaatagaggtcgtggtcgtggtcgtggtcgtggacgtggaagtggtcgtggtcgtggacgcggccgtggttttgaaaataatcaagatagttatttatataattcatctcaaaagagcgtcccaaaccatccactgaaaaggcatcatgagaatatgagtgttaatgagaataactcaaaaagatttgaaagttcttgtttcagatgtggtactaaaggacattggtcccgtatttgtcgagcccctgagcatctttgtaaactttataaagaatcattaaaggagaaagaaaaggagaccaatttTACTGAACACAATGAAACTTTGAATAATTCAACTCATTtagatgctggagattttctgattgatttctcagacaatgaccaatttgctggtggaatagatatgtaaaaaaattttatttttccatgtacttgtatgataatattttatcgtgtgttaaatttttaaatatgtattgtattgtattttatttttataaatgtattgtcggtaattttatttcattgcacatTTTTtcttgaagttcaaatatggaaaatgctatgaaacaagctgaagtttgcatacctgatagtggtacaacgcacactatcctccgagataaaagatatttcttggaactaaaaacaacaaaaaaaatggtgaatacaatatcagttcctgtagacttgattaaagaatgtggtaaagcacaatttttgttacctaatggtacaaaattttttatgaatgatgctttatattcaccacaatcgaaaagaaatttgttgagttttaatgatatatattcccatgggtatgatactcaaacaatgaatgaagagAATGAggaatatatgtgtcttaccacatataaatcaggaaagaaatatgtgattgaaaaactaccaatgctccctactggattgcattatacacatatacgtcccattgaatcaaacatggtagttgataattcttcaatattaaccaattggcatgatcgattaggacatcctggttcaacaatgatgcgaagaattatagaaaatacacatggtcatccattgaaagaccagaagatctttcagaataataagtttcaatgtaaagcatgttctcttggaaaacttattataagaccatcaccagccaaaatccaaactgaatcaccaatgtttcttgaacgtattcagggtgatatttgtggaccaatccatccaccatgtggaccattcagatactttatggtattgattgatgcctccagcagatggtcacatgtatgtttattgtcaactcgaaatgttgcatttgcaagattacttgctcaaataataaaattgaggaatcaatttcccgattatacaatcaagaaaattagacttgataatgctggtgaatttacttcccagactttcaatgattattgtatgtctatgggaatcattgttgagcatcctgttgctcatgtacatactcaaaatggattggctgaatcattgattaaacgtctgcaaatgattgctagaccaatgattatgaaaacaaagctccctatttctatatggggacatgcaattttacatgctgcttcattaattcgcatcagaccaagtgcatatcataaatactccccattgcagcttgcatttggtaaagaaccagacatttctcatctgagaatttttggatgtatggtgtatgtgcctattgcaccacctcaacgaaagaaaatgggacctcaaagaaagattggaatttatattggttatgatagtccatcgatcattcgatatcttgaaccacagacaggcgacgtgttcacagcacgttttgctgattgtcattttaatgaggaaatcttcccaatgttagggggagaacagaaacataccgaaaaagaaattacatggtatgtatcatcattgttacatctggatccaagaacaaaacaatgtgaaaaagatgtacagcaaattgtgcacttgcaaagaatagcaaatcaaataccagatgcatttgcagacacaaaaggggtaactaaatcatatatacatgctgcaaatgcccctgctcgaattgaaattccgaagaaacaaattgaagatagtcatgatgtcattaaacgcctgaagcgtggaaggccagttggttccaaggataaaaatcctcgaaaaagaaaattcatagagaaacacaatgatcacaaaatagagaatgatgttcctgaagaaacacataatgatcacaaaatagagaatgatgttcctgaagaaacacatgatgatgaaaatgttttgtcagaaccacaaactgacgagaatcatgaaatctctatcaattatattaatactggaaaaatatggaaccgaaaagatatagaagaaattgatgatatattttcttataatgtggcaatcgacatcataaatgataatgaagatcatgaaccaaaatcttttggtgaatgtaaaaatcggcaggattggataaaatggaaagatgccatccaggttgaattggattcgctaaataaacgtaatgtttttggacctatagtccttacacctgaaggtgtaaaacctgttggatacaaatgggtttttattcgaaagcgaaatgagaaaaatgaaatagtaagatataaagctcgacttgttgcacaaggtttttctcaaaggcctggaattgattatgaagaaacgtattctcctgtgatggatgcaattacgtttcggtatttgattagcttggcagtatctgaaaatttagaaatgcgtcttatggatgttgttacagcctacttatatggatcacttgatagtaatatatatatgaaaatccctgaaggatttaagatgcctgaagcacaaagttcaaaacccagagaatgttattctgtgaaattactaagatcattatatgggttgaagcaatccggcagaatgtggtataataggctaagtgatcacttgatgaaaaagggatatgtaaataattcaatatgcccttgtgttttcattaagaaaacaacatccggatgcgtaattattgctgtatatgttgatgatttaaacatcattggaacaaataaggaaattcaagaagttgtgtcatacttgaaagaagaatttgaaatgaaggatcttggaaaaaccaagtattgtctgggtttacaaattgaacaaaaagaatgtggaatatttgttcaccagacaaattatacagaaaagatccttaaacgttttaatatggacaaatcaaatcctttaagtactccaatggttgttagatcattaaacatagaaaaggatccattccgtccatgtgaagatgatgaagatattcttggtccagaagtaccatatctaagtgctatcggtgcccttatgtatcttacaaattgtacaaggcctgatatatcttttgccgtaaatttattggcaagatttagcacatatccaacaaagagacattggaacggaattaaacatatattccgttatctacgaggaacgacagacttgggacttttgtattcaaaagatgctaatccaagtataattggttatgccgatgctggatacttatctgatccacacaaagcacgttctcaaactggatatgtatttactcgtggaggcactgcaatttcttggcgttcacagaaacaaacacttgtaacaacttcatcaaatcatgccgagattattgcactacatgaagcaagccgtgaatgtgtgtggttaaaatcaatgacccaacatatccaaatctcatgcggattatcattcgacgagaagcctgtgatactatatgaagataatgctgcatgtgttgctcaaatgaaagaaggatacataaaaagcgacagaactaaacatattcctcctaagttcttcgcattcaccaaagagcttgagaagaataaatgtattgatgttcgtcacattcaatcaagtgaaaactcatcagatctcttcacaaagaaacttcctacgacaatattcagaaagcacatataatattgggatgcgcaatctacgaaatttgtgaagaattgttcgtatcaacatgagggagagtttacgtgaccgcactctttttcccttactatggtttttatcccaatgggtttttcctagtaaggtttttaatgaggcagtacaaaatgacgtaatgaagacatcatcgtatcatgatcatcatcacaaggggagtgttgaaaattaatatttaaaatgtgtatgttgaatatttgaatgttgaaaataaaagttgtaaatattgaaaattagtgtgtgatgatgtaggtaatgatgattttattttttgattatttgtaaagattttctataaatagatctctcatttgttaaaaaaatcacaattgagttgagagaaaaatattataaagtggtagtgtgataattttgagagtttgagatttttactttttaccgtaaatttttactttttcacaacaattaaagaataatcaatttatttataagGAGTCGACAAAAGACAAGCAGGAGGAAAAACGTCGTaatgtataaaaaattaataatatttaataaaatagatacccttgtaaattaaaatatgtgttcaTAAATATAACCACTTGTTATGCTTCAACCTTTTCACATACatctaaattattttgatatgtTTAATATCATTGAATAATATAAAGTCGATCATTACATATTATCATACATTAAGATCTCGGGCTAAGGACTATCATCCTTTggctaaaaattaaataaattttagaaaataatttgAAAGTTCAATACTTCAATAAATGCAAGCCGTAACTAGGTGGACAACCTAAATTTAGGTGAGACCTATCCCCTATAGTAGAGAAAAAGatcttatataaatatttttttttaaatattatcgaTTGCACTGATAATCGGTTGttatatatcaatttttaattgatttttaaatataatataattcacaccaataaaatttttaaacgtAACAATATATAGAAAATATTACAGTAAATATTGTACAGGAACGAGGATTACTATCTATTATacttacatacatacatatatattaattaattatgaatataTTGTAGGTATTGAGTAGAATGAGTAATATAAAAAATGTTTGCTCTAAATAGTAAGCAGACAtgaatgataaataatattttctaaaaaaaaactaaaaaaaatattttatataaataatatttgcgtttttgactttttataatttttttttgagataatagttttttttatataaaaaaacagtttataaattttttagataTGATAAACAATCCAccgaatataatttatttgacatatATATTAACTTTACCCGATACATGTGGCTAAAACAAAACATAAATTAAagtttatttaagaaaaaaagaaCAGAAAACTatcataacacttaaaaatgagaaggaaaaaaattgttagtctatatatttttgtgtttagatagattttaatatatgtaatataatatttattcttatcatataaccataaaaaaaaataattagtgtcaaataaacaatattaagtagatttaataattttaaatccaaaaaaatctaaattaatatattaaaactaaaattcgaCAAATTATAAgattaaaactcaaaataaacctaatttatatgattaaaattgacTAATATTTTGGCTCAAACTCTCTGGACTCGTTGCATCCTCAATGTTTGCTACTTTTGTCTCGTCCCCATAATTCAACATGCTATCCAAATGTTGCTTTTTCGTTAACGGACGCTCagtttaaaatcttttaatacattttttttttataaaaaaggtTATTTCATTAGCCATCTCAATTATTTCAACTTTTATTCTTTATTCTTTTACTTTTCATCAACCTAATCTTTGACAATACAATCAATTTTAAGAGTCTTGGGTTGAATTAAACAAtagtattatttaaaaattgtctAACTCAAACTCGATTCAATCCAAAAATTTTCAATCCGAACCCGAATGAACccgattttgaatattttttaaagaaaattaaataaaatttaaaaaaataataatattttaatttaaacacataataacaaaatctctatcatatatatgatttaaattgaaagtctaattatagaaaaataaaatatatttattaaatcaaataaacaattgtttataaaataaaaaatgttcaaaataaatattaaatcatgaaaatttatgatataaatataaaatattttttagaaatataatatataaaaatatatagaatatttattcattatatgttttaaaaaaaaattaaaattttcgaatcAACTCAAGTGATCCGAACCTAACCCAATTCGATaatttttttgggtcaactatCGGATCTAACTTGATCTGacctgattttttttccttttgaacCGTATCGTGTCTGATTGTGTCTGATTTTGAGACCTGCTCAATCTCTCCATGAAATTGACTTTTAGCAAGAAAATTGTTGGAATAAAATCTCAAATCAATGAATCATCACCCGAATGGCAAGATACCGCCAAACCCAATTGCTCAATCAGACAATTTTGCAAGAAACTgtgtaaaatttaattaaaaaaaagtataatttCCTTCTCATTTTACGTAATTTGTAATTCCCATTTCTTGTTATATTTACATTCTACGTATACCAAGAACACTTGACAATGGATACAATCACAAACCCGTGGCAATGGCGGAATTCTCGCCGTATAGATCCGAAACCACCGACGCCGCCCACAGCCTCTCGTTGAAAGCCTGCTGCATATCCTCGGGAATAAGCAGCGTCCGGCAAAGGGGGCACGTTTTCTGATCGTGGTCCATCCAACGGTCCACGCAGCTCCGATGGAACACGTGCCTGCAGTTCCTCAGCCGCCGGATCTCATCTTCGCCGGAGAACTCGTACAAGCAGACAGCGCAGCTCTCCGGCGGCTCCATCCCGCTTAAATCCGAGAACCTCACCACCGGAAGTAGCTCCCGGATGAGAGCCGCCGACACCGACCTGGGCTCCGCCGCGGGCTCGAGCCGAGATGGGTACCGCGGTGCCTGAGGCTCCAGGAGATCCCTCAGATCGAGGAGAGAAAGAGATGCGCACACGAGCTTacggaagaaaacaagaactgTTAGCAGGTAAACCAACGTTTTGGGGATGCATAGGTCGCTGTATCCAACGGGGAATCCCATTTCTCGTCCGGCGGAAGCAGAATGCGTGTAGAATGAGGAAGCGGAGAGGAAGTAGAATGGTGGATTATATATTGGAAAGAGGGGTGATGTGAAATGACGAATATGGGTCTCAGCATTATAGGAATGACAGCGGAGGTACTCGTGGTCTGTGGGTCGGTTGTCATGTTGGCTAGTTTGGTATTTTCAATAGTTACTAGGTGTGGGTACCTCAAATTTTTGAGGTGTTCACCCAAATTTTAACGtaataaatgatatattttgtttatgttttaaagacgataaatttgtgtttatattttaatatatttatttttatgggtTCTGTTTTTAATACATTACAATTATGTAGATATAAACTAAATTGTTGTAGTTTTTTGTGTGATATAATATAGGAAACATTAGATACTTTGAGGTTGTTTAATTATTGGGTAAGaggaaaaatcatatatttcatatatgtttgaaatagttattatttttaaaattttaataacgaGTATGGTTTATACATATAagctattttcttttttattttttttgtaggtaatttattgaaatatattgtttgaataatggtgtttcgaaaaaaataaggtataaaatatgtttaaaaGTGTAATTATTACAAACAAAATCTATTACTAAGCTTGGGTGTAGTTAGATTGTATGtgtttaaatataacatatatgATTCATCATATTAACAGAAAATAAGGagtgaatattttatttacattcGTGTgaatataagtttttttaatgttaaaaaaaaattcagaagtttagcaataaatatattttacgtATAAAttcgatttttaaaaattaaatttgacatttatatttcttaaaaGCAAAAGTTTTTAGGTTGTTTAGATAATGAAGTGTGGAAAAAAGTATGTAGAcatttaaacaattttttatgtgtttataaataaaaattagtacaatcttaattttgttaatatttgcaTTTTTGATGAAGCTAGGAAACAAGCTCTAGGTTAGCTGATTATTGATGTTAAAGTATTAATAAAGTCTAAATATAATATCAGCTTCATAATTTACATATATTAGATCTAATGTTTTTAGACAACACATACTTAGAAAGCAAAAAAAACCTTAGTTATGTTCCTATTATTACAAGAGCACTTCATTTTTCGTTTCTGGTTGTGGGATTGTAtctgaagaaaacaaatttcATAATAAGATGAGTTAAATTTGAGTATATTAACTGGTactgaactgtaaatatttaatttattatgaaaaaaCAGAAAGAAAATCTAATAATACCTAGGTAAAAGAAAGGTATGCCAATAACATGAAATACAGCTATTTATATACTGTAACAGGGAAAGGTTAGTAAgtgtaaaaaatataaaataaaggcAACTTCTTTACATGTAGATCTTGtagaatatattttataattgttagtAGGTCAATGTAAATGCTTTTGAATTAAACTATTTCTAGACTACAAGATAGTTGTTTTAGTATTTGTTTAATACACATACTGGGTTTGGCGGATGACGTTGATATCTAGCTCTCTTTCAATGTCGGATGCGTAGTCTAGTAGGAGAAAAAGCTTTGATTCCATGTTAAGTGCTCTTCGTAAGATGATGGCCCATACTGGGTTTGAGTAAAATCTTTTTATTAGCTCCTCAACTTCTTTCTGAAATAGAGAATTGTAGTAACATTGAGTGCAGTCAATGCAATCACAGCATGGGTTGTTTTCCATTGGAATCGATTTAGAAACAGTATGTTTAGATATTGAAAGAAAAGGGTTTAAATGGTACGGTAAGTGATTGTAAAATAGTGGAGAGTAGATAAGTTTGTATATATCATTTGGAAAAGGGTGAGTCATAGATGGGTTATGACACATGGTATGAATGTTTTTGGCCACCTCAACACAAGTAAGTTAGATGGTTTAAATTGTTGACAAGTGCAAGGGCATAACTGATTGCTTTACAATATAAGGGTTAGTCATtatattattgaatatatttgaatcATATGTTGTGTTTTTAAAAAGCTagatattgttttttattttaagtgttATTACAGTGAGTTTTAGTgttaaaaataagaaacaatTAATGTGTATTTAAGTTGTAATGGAATTGTAAATAAAAGGTATTGAATGTAAGAATTTTGATGCTAAGTTATAAAATATGTGATTGGTTTACTAATAGATAGtctataataattttttcaaggAGGTGTATTGGTTAATATGATAGAGTGAACCAGTCATTTTAATCTTGTAAGCAGCTGTATACATGAATGTGGATTTCAAAAATTAGTAACAGATTTAgagttatttaagaaattatttgtttgcCATTTGATAGCAGACCTTAAGGAATCTGGCTATATTGTTTGTGCCCAGCATATTGTGTCAAATATGAAATGTTAGTTATGTAAATTGTATGAAAGAAAAGGAAATGACAGTATATACCTCATATATTGAGCATCAGCAGCTGTTATTTAAGTCATCATTGTCAGCATCATGGATATCTTCATCTATGGATTGGCGTGGTGAGGTGTACTGCAGTGGATGTTGGGGTGAACAGGGTGGTGGTGGAGGGAAAGGTGCATCCGCTGGAGTATTTGGTGGGAAACGTTGTGCAAGTACTGATGTAAAATTAACCATATAAGTGATGAATGTGGTTGTTACTTGTTTGTGCTCTGCTAGCTCTTTACGTTGTGCTGTAATGGCTTGTTCTATTTTTGTTATCCGGTCTTTTAGAGGTACTCTGCTCAATGCTAGTAGTCGTGGTTCTTGACGGTCTTTAGCACGTTGATCGTATGCTGCTTTTTCTTGGCGCCTTATGTTTTCTGCTAGCCCATACAACCGTCTAACACGATATACAATGATAGGCGCTTTAGCTTTTAAAACTTGTTCGTCTGGACCCCATGTTACACCGGCATGCTGGCATAGTTCAGTGATAATATGTGGGCAAGGCAGACCAGTAGTGATTAGACTTGTACTTGTACGCAGTATTGAACCATGAATAATTTTGCCTAAGTCCACTGATTTCCCTGTTGTGATAGCATGTACCAAAGCGACT includes:
- the LOC140985033 gene encoding brassinosteroid-responsive RING protein 1-like, with amino-acid sequence MGFPVGYSDLCIPKTLVYLLTVLVFFRKLVCASLSLLDLRDLLEPQAPRYPSRLEPAAEPRSVSAALIRELLPVVRFSDLSGMEPPESCAVCLYEFSGEDEIRRLRNCRHVFHRSCVDRWMDHDQKTCPLCRTLLIPEDMQQAFNERLWAASVVSDLYGENSAIATGL